A window of Paenibacillus sp. 19GGS1-52 contains these coding sequences:
- a CDS encoding MFS transporter, which translates to MTLDKKRSTLALLALAVSAFAIGTTEFISVGLLPLISNDLNISVTTAGLTVTLYALGVTFGAPILTSLTTTFSRKTLLLAIMLVFIVGNSLAAGANGIIVLLIARVISALAHGLFMSIASTIAADLVPENRRASAISIMFTGLTVATVTGVPLGTFLGQQLGWRAAFVAIVGIGIVALIANLILIPAGLRRGTRTPLREQVQLVTNGRLLLAFTITALGYGGTFVVFTYLSPLLHDISGFQEQTVAIILLVYGIAIAIGNVIGGKAANHKPMNALFYMFALQAIVLFVLAFTAPFKGPALITIFFMGLLAFMNVPGLQVYVVMLADRFAPGARDIASAVNIAAFNAGIAIGAYLGGVVTDHMGLIHTAWVGGIMVLGAVFLTAWSRALERKDETQLKSEPAYL; encoded by the coding sequence ATGACTTTGGATAAAAAAAGAAGTACACTGGCGCTGCTTGCCCTAGCAGTTAGTGCCTTTGCAATAGGAACAACCGAGTTTATCAGTGTTGGACTGCTGCCGCTCATCTCAAATGACTTGAACATATCCGTGACGACAGCCGGGTTAACCGTTACTTTATACGCTTTGGGGGTAACCTTTGGGGCCCCCATCCTAACTTCTCTGACCACAACCTTCTCGCGCAAAACATTATTACTAGCGATTATGCTAGTGTTCATTGTCGGCAATAGTCTCGCCGCCGGGGCGAATGGAATTATCGTACTGCTGATAGCCCGCGTGATATCCGCCTTAGCGCACGGTCTCTTCATGTCGATCGCCTCTACGATTGCAGCCGATCTCGTTCCTGAGAATCGTAGGGCCAGTGCGATCTCGATTATGTTCACCGGGCTGACTGTAGCTACCGTTACTGGAGTCCCGCTGGGTACGTTCCTTGGACAACAACTAGGCTGGCGCGCTGCCTTTGTGGCCATTGTTGGAATAGGCATTGTAGCACTTATCGCTAACTTGATCCTGATTCCGGCGGGTCTGCGCAGAGGAACCCGCACACCGCTACGTGAGCAGGTTCAGCTTGTGACCAATGGACGCTTGCTACTGGCTTTTACCATTACTGCTCTGGGCTATGGGGGTACATTCGTTGTCTTCACTTACTTGTCGCCTCTGCTCCATGATATCAGTGGTTTCCAAGAACAGACGGTCGCCATCATTCTGCTGGTTTATGGAATTGCCATTGCGATTGGCAATGTTATAGGTGGCAAAGCAGCCAACCACAAACCGATGAACGCTTTGTTCTACATGTTTGCCCTGCAAGCTATCGTGTTATTCGTCTTAGCTTTTACAGCTCCTTTTAAGGGTCCGGCCCTAATTACTATCTTCTTTATGGGACTGCTCGCCTTTATGAACGTTCCCGGATTGCAGGTTTATGTGGTCATGCTGGCCGATCGATTTGCCCCAGGAGCCCGGGATATAGCCTCTGCTGTTAATATTGCTGCGTTTAACGCAGGTATTGCGATTGGCGCTTACCTCGGAGGCGTCGTAACCGACCATATGGGATTGATTCATACTGCTTGGGTAGGGGGAATTATGGTGCTGGGAGCTGTATTCCTAACGGCCTGGAGCCGTGCTTTGGAACGAAAAGATGAGACTCAGCTTAAGAGTG